CTTTGTCCTCTTCTCAATGTGATGAGGCTAAAAATAAGCGATGTGGAGGGGAGCTGGAAAGTGGTGGGGTAGGAGATTCACTTCTTGCTCTGGCTGCCATTATCTGGTCTCTTAAAAACTGTATCCACAACCCTGCTGTAGTGATTAACAATGGAGTGAATTCCTCTGATAATGCTGGATccgaagggaagggaaaaggtttGTGTCACAGCAAACAGGTTGTGCCCTTTACCTCCCATCCACAACAATTCTGCTGTGATGCAGAGCCGAAGTTCacactttggggaaaaaagcacagcCTGGAAACCAATATAAGAGAAAGATACACCATGGAAATATATGATAAGAAGtgacaatttaattttcttgttcaCTCACAGCCAAATAATAAGAAATCCACTGTGCAAATGTTCTCCATCTCAGCAGCCCTTACTTGCAACTGttcagggaggaaaaacatttaTCCCAAATGGTGTATTTATCCCTAATGATCTGCTAAGACATTCCCTACCTGCATCCCACCCTTTCTGAAGGACAGCACTGGAAAATGTCTTACTgtgaatttcagttttccagatTCCCAAGGATTACAGAAAACAACTGAGGGACCTCAACATGACAAAGAACGAGCTGCATGCAAATTTCTCAAATATGCTGCAATCAATAGGATATCAGCTATgcttggaaggggaaaaaaaccttaaaaataatgGTAAATCAACAAGTTTTGATGAGGGTTTATCTTTCACCATGGCAGGGAAGGAAATGAGATGGGTCTTCTAAGTCTACTCAGGTCTGTCTCCTCAGGTGAGCCTGTGTCTTCTCAGATGTGACCACCTAGAAAGTAGGCAATGAGCATGTCTGTCTCAGGCAGTGCCACATGTGCAGTGGTACCAGGGTTTCGGGATTTAGTTTCCATAAGAAAAGGGTTCTGTGGGATGTCTTCTGGACATGCCAGTTCTCGTCACTACTAGTTCAGGGTTCTCTACAACATGCTCATCTGCATCTAATAGACAATTTTACAGTGGTGCCTGAGAATTAAACAACTTACTGCACTCTATGTGAACAGCAGTACACACACAGGACAGTGTGCTAGTACCAGCCCCAGGTAAGACAGGAATCTCCTAAAATCAGAAGTGATGTGCCGTGAAGCACAAGTAAAGCAACCCGGGAGTTCACTCCCTGTCTCCTGACTGTGTACAgtgcagggctgtttctgaAATCAGTTTGCGAGAGATCGGTTATTTAAGTGGCATCTGACAATGAGCCAGCCGCAGAAATAGTTCTCTTCAGAAATTATACTCTGAGTAGTAGGGGCGTCGGGCAAAGGGATCCTATTGTGACTGTCAGGAAAGGGGATTTCATTTGTGTGGGTATTGTTCCACAGGCAAGCTAACTGTCTAGGTCTCCCTTTTAGTCAATGAAGAGAAATTGGTAGTGCAAGGATACAGTCTGTTTCCTCCCAAGAAAGACACctgaagtgacagaaaaagcaTGCTTGAGACACACCTGCTTCTGTCCATTGACTAAAATGGGACACCAGATGGGTTGACTCATATCACCTTTGTAGACTCCTAAAATTGGGCCAAATATATTCCATTTGCAATGCCTGAACCTCCTCCCAGTGCTAAAGGAatgggagagagaaggggatgATTCGGTTTTCACCTGTGTTGTTACCTGAGACTTCTGGGACCACAGTGGGATTTTGACTGAATGAGGACTATCTCAAACATCCCTACGGATCTTGTCGTCACCAGCCAACAGTGCTGTTCAGGGAGGGACAGCCTGGGAACAGAAATGGGGtgatgattttccttttccaggccAGAACTGTGTGCTCTGCCCTGCAAACTGGAAGTGGGAAGGTGGTGATACGTGTTACTACTACCCCGAGGGAAAAAAGTCATGGGAGGAGAGTCACCAGTTTTGTTCCTCACGAAACTCTACTCTACTTCTGATAAAAGACCAAGCAAAGCTGGTATGGACTGGTTTCTCACTCTGTTTAGCATGGAGGAAGGTCATGCACTCTATCAGCTAGTCACCTCACACATAATTTTCTTAAATGGCACTGTGAGCAGGAGTTTCATAGGAGTTCTTTCCACAAAAGTCAATCTCATCTTTTCAATCAAAATTCAAACACTTGGCAGCGAGTTGCTGAAATCTGGCCTAATCTTTTGCCTAATCTTTTGGTAAAGGAATACAAACTGAGgtgggaagacaaaatgccagGTGTAGAGTGAAATAATGCTTTTGCCTCTGGATGCCAGCAGATGTACTGGAAGACTGAAGGCAGAAATGCTGTCCCAAAAGCTAGCAGTCAGGGCTGGACCTGCCTGCTCTCCAGCACTTGACAAATGCCAGTTCCTCTCTCACTGAGCCGCAGGCCATAAGGTTTCTCCCAGAAGTAAAGGGGAGCAGCATTATTCTCACCTTCCCAAACTGGTGACAGCAAAGATTGTGAGGTGCGGTCTGTTCTAGCTGACTTAATCACAGCATTGAGAGCtatgaggaaaagagaaaatggagtaGTGCCCTGGGAGTGGCAATGATGAGTGAAGGAAAGAagataacaacagaaaaactgaattcaAATCTTTAGAGATTTCCCTCAAGCAGCAGTGAGAAAGGCAGCATTATTCAAGTTTACATTCTTACCTGTTCTGCTCAGAGaattttttaagaacagaataTCACTAAAGGCTTAACTTTAAGACCTCCTCTACTTGGCATGGTCCAGCTTTTGCAATAAGTTAAATGATGCTTGAGCCAAGTGTGAAGGTTCGACAAATCAAACTCAACAGCCCCCTGCAGTGGCTCCCTTTTCGCTGCTGACAAATGCTAAGGACAGAGtaaaggaggaggaatgatTTATGACTAAAGGAGGGAGAACGATCCAACAATCCAGTGTTTCACCCAGAGGGTTTAAATCAGGTTGATGAGAGTGACATTGCTCTTCAGAGCTAGAAGTGTATCTTCTTTCTGATTAAAAACAGTTCTACTGTCATTTCGCCTTTGATACTAggcttttcctttaaatgcaGAACTTGTCCTGACAGGTTAACAATTTGTGGTATTTATGTTCTTTAAGCAATTTCCATCAATGCTTTCATCTTCTGAgcctaaatatttatttttattgtcttccTGAATATCTGTTTTGAATTGTCCTTACTCTGCATAGAACTTGGTAGGAACATTTCCTAGAGGAACATACTGGTTTGGATTAATATTTAGACGTCAACAGAGAACCTGGTATTGGACAGACAACACACCCCTTACAGAAGAACAGAAGTCTTGGTAAGTGGGCAGTTTTGCTGCAGTACATAAGGTTGgtcctcacacacacacaactccCCGTTTCTCTGACACAAAGGGCACACTGAACAGCCAACTGTTAGGCAGCTTTCACTGTATTTTGGGATTcacttttccatttcagatttttcttggCCTCACCCAGAACTGCTTGGAGGGTGATGTAGGCAATATTAGAGGGCAAAAAAAGTACCTGGAAAGTTTATTTCCACAATTTAGTTTCAGATTGACCGTAAATGTCatgtttcttttgtatttgaCATCTTGTTTCAGTGAGGACACAAGGAAAACACTCTGATGGAAAAGTGTTTCATTTCACACTTttgattttatacttttttatttttacataagaCACTATTTATTGTCTCGAAAGCAAAATTTCACTTTGATTTAAcatgttatttcagaaatacaatatatttttcttcttgctttcaaaCCTGCTTTgccaattttccttttcattattggACAGTCTCCTCTTAACATTTCTGTTGAAACAGCCACTGACACCCTCCAACTGGTAGCCAGGAGTTAGTGTTTCTTACTGTCAGGTACAAGAAATGGTTTAGAATCCACCCTTACAGTCTGCTGGGGGTGCTTGTTGGCATGTTCAGGACAGGGCCAGCCTCCTAGGAATTGTTGCACAATGtcactaaatgctttatttctttcttgggCATATATATTCTTCGCAAAAGCCACATAAGTAATTCTTgcaaagacttctttttttggaagggggaaGGATGCACCATCCTAATAAGGTGAGATGTAacaataaagatttttctttcctaggaCAAAGCAGATAAGGGTCACCCAACCATGTGGGTATTTTTATCATGGTACCATATATAGCGGAACATGTAGCGAAGAGAATTACTTTATCTGTGAAAAGCCCGCCATCCAATTACAGCGAGGTAACAACCATTGGCAGGAGGACTGGTTTGTCAGACCAGAATGATTATGAGAAGCTAGAAGATGTTCTGCAAGGTTGgaatcttttattttgtttttgagaACTATCACATGAGAATGTAAATATGTTGGATTGGACCTAATacatttccctgttttcattctttttttagaCATATGTAACAATATCTTCATACTAAGGAAATGGGCATGGTGACAGGCTCCAGGAGTGACCCAAGTCTGTCATTCCAGATCCAAAACTGCCAAATGATTACTCAGTTTTAACCGACAAAAATGATGGACAAAATGGCCGAAAGTGAtggctaggaaaaaaagcacagtgacAAGCCAAGCATGTAAAGATactgctcctctcccagcatCCACTGATACAGTCCTAATACCGCTTGTCAGTTCATAGCTGCACAGCTGTACCGTAATGCAAGTGATGAGGATTAAACACTTCCATTCAGGAGATGCTTCTGATATCTTGTTGATCTGACTGCTTTGATACCCTAGTAGGCTGGAGTATGCAACACACAAACACAGTTATTACTTGCTCCGGAGCACAGGGGTTCATAGTCCTCGTAAGGACTTGTGAATGTGTCACAGAAAAAGATATCCTTCAGCTATGAATGTCGAGCTCTCTTCCATGCTCTATACTTCTTCCTGGTATTGTtagttctcttttttctttttttccttttttttttcttttttcttttcctagtaataattctgcttttcttttctaattttcaaatttttctatttttttcatctattgCAAGAGTTATGCTAGGGTTCAGTCAGAGGCATGAACAGAACCtccttttatgtatttttaggGTATCTCCTGGAATGCCATGCTACTAACTTAATGTGCTGAGCAAGGGTCTACAAATCCAATCACAGTGAAAATACCGAGTGGTGTTAATGAACAAGATGTCTCCCTCCACATAGCCATAGAACAATGACAATCAGGTTGCAATAAAAAATCTCAGTCTCATAACAGTGTTTTGATCTGAGCAGAAAGTCCATGAATTCCTAGCTTGGTCCCCTCTGGAGGCTTGCGTATTCCTTGTGGATTGCAGCTCAGATTATTTATTGTGGATTCTTTACCACTGGTGTAGCAGCTGGGCTGCTAAAGCATCAGTCATTCCCTTCAAGGGGCTGTTCTGGTGTGTCACTGATCTCAGCACTACATGGCAGTTTCTGATCACCAACATGAACATTTCAGGTGTTATTTTCAAGTACCAATTTCACGCTCCAGAAACCTTAGTGgatttcctctctgctttttacACTCACCACTGGCATCTCTCACATAACCTCTCCTAGCTGCTCCTCTCAGTTCCTCTCCTAACTGTTCCTGTCTTTGGGGGTGAAAATGCAGAGTGGTTCTGTCCTGCAGCGCAGACACAGCCCTGGTGACTTCCCGGAGTGTCTCTCAGCATTCATACTAGCTAGACTGAAATAAGAAATCTCATGGGGAAGGTATCCTGAATTGTATTCATGGTGCATCCTTTCTTGATAATGAAGAGCTTTGCTGTTACTtgccagaaaaattaaaaaagaaaggaagaaaaaacagtctgATCTTGTTTTCTCATACATTAGAGTGACCGTGAGGAAACAGGAAAGGTATTTCcaggatgtttttttcattaataaggCATGCCTAAGAGCAGCAGATGGGTGAATCCTAGGTGTTTCTGCAGTTTGTTGAAGACACACATGAGGTGAGCTTGGCAGCTCCCCTCACTGACAGGCAGCCAGAAGGCTACATCGTTATCTTGCTGTGGCCTTGATCTTTTGGGTCAATTTATTGCCAGCTCAAAAGCAGCCTCTGGTGCAGCAACTGTATTTGGAACTGTAAAGGCAGGTGGGGTTAGAGCATGGTTTCACAGTGCACTGTGCTACTGAAACAGAAGGAGCTAGCTTCTTCTCAAAAAACAGTGActgaaacaccaaaaaaaccccaccaaagaaagagaaagtcaCCCCAGAGAAGACAGGCAGAAGGCAGCCTCTTTCCATTCACTGCAGGTGTTTGGAGCGCGGCAGCAGCGGACAAACTCGTCCATCTGGCAAGGTTGGAACTGGCAAAGCCCATCCCCTGGTGGTGTCAGCACCAGGGAGGGCTTAAGGGTGTGCTGTCTGACCGTATCcccttttcctctgaaaggagCTTTTCCTTACAGGGGAAGAGACGTAGAAATGTACTGTTCAT
The nucleotide sequence above comes from Buteo buteo chromosome 19, bButBut1.hap1.1, whole genome shotgun sequence. Encoded proteins:
- the LOC142042091 gene encoding C-type lectin domain family 1 member B-like isoform X4 — protein: MTEEVTYANLKFENSYELDNITKPEDTKKKVFQIPKDYRKQLRDLNMTKNELHANFSNMLQSIGYQLCLEGEKNLKNNGQNCVLCPANWKWEGGDTCYYYPEGKKSWEESHQFCSSRNSTLLLIKDQAKLNLVGTFPRGTYWFGLIFRRQQRTWYWTDNTPLTEEQKSWTKQIRVTQPCGYFYHGTIYSGTCSEENYFICEKPAIQLQRGNNHWQEDWFVRPE
- the LOC142042091 gene encoding C-type lectin domain family 12 member B-like isoform X1 is translated as MLFFLPAMTEEVTYANLKFENSYELDNITKPEDTKKKGPSTSSRSCWPVVLVLLTLCLALLMALVTLAVLFFQIPKDYRKQLRDLNMTKNELHANFSNMLQSIGYQLCLEGEKNLKNNGQNCVLCPANWKWEGGDTCYYYPEGKKSWEESHQFCSSRNSTLLLIKDQAKLNLVGTFPRGTYWFGLIFRRQQRTWYWTDNTPLTEEQKSWTKQIRVTQPCGYFYHGTIYSGTCSEENYFICEKPAIQLQRGNNHWQEDWFVRPE
- the LOC142042091 gene encoding C-type lectin domain family 1 member B-like isoform X3, which produces MLFFLPAMTEEVTYANLKFENSYELDNITKPEDTKKKVFQIPKDYRKQLRDLNMTKNELHANFSNMLQSIGYQLCLEGEKNLKNNGQNCVLCPANWKWEGGDTCYYYPEGKKSWEESHQFCSSRNSTLLLIKDQAKLNLVGTFPRGTYWFGLIFRRQQRTWYWTDNTPLTEEQKSWTKQIRVTQPCGYFYHGTIYSGTCSEENYFICEKPAIQLQRGNNHWQEDWFVRPE
- the LOC142042091 gene encoding C-type lectin domain family 12 member B-like isoform X2, encoding MTEEVTYANLKFENSYELDNITKPEDTKKKGPSTSSRSCWPVVLVLLTLCLALLMALVTLAVLFFQIPKDYRKQLRDLNMTKNELHANFSNMLQSIGYQLCLEGEKNLKNNGQNCVLCPANWKWEGGDTCYYYPEGKKSWEESHQFCSSRNSTLLLIKDQAKLNLVGTFPRGTYWFGLIFRRQQRTWYWTDNTPLTEEQKSWTKQIRVTQPCGYFYHGTIYSGTCSEENYFICEKPAIQLQRGNNHWQEDWFVRPE